From Lentimicrobiaceae bacterium, a single genomic window includes:
- a CDS encoding serine hydrolase has product MKMKLRYVVTFILLSVLTGSAMYINSLLPIITGYAAKNLASAVFVSGRNAGDVEALDLNFSFIRYTSNEVDTIHKRVTSRFLWGKSVAIYRDGFGCTLLRDVDEEDLRSVKFPEIPPVNYRQDTVRWPMGNIVPDTTTGIDVEKLKHIAINLVDKGTYGGHAFSFMVLHKGIPVAEKYSQGINARTRLLSWSMAKSFTSALAGIMVMNGTWDIQKPVDLAAWKNDNRKNITINNLLQMQSGLKYNEDYGNRSDVTVMLHCESDLARFAYSKPLEHEPGTFWYYSSGSTNIVNYLMRKSFTNDDDYYRFATTQLFNRIGMPDAVFEVDASGTQVGSSYIYATTRDYARFALLYLNDGVFNGERILPEGWVNYSRSIVPNTKGAYGAGFWLNQMGTYPSGPKNTFECRGHDGQRIFILPDKDLAVIVLGYSPKKSMDFDALLRDVQTALQ; this is encoded by the coding sequence ATGAAAATGAAACTTCGCTATGTAGTGACTTTTATTCTGCTTTCGGTGCTTACCGGAAGTGCCATGTATATCAATTCGTTGTTGCCGATTATCACTGGTTATGCGGCTAAAAATCTGGCATCGGCTGTTTTTGTATCAGGCCGCAATGCCGGGGATGTGGAAGCGCTTGATTTAAATTTTTCGTTTATCAGGTATACTTCGAATGAGGTTGATACGATTCATAAACGGGTAACCAGCCGGTTTTTATGGGGCAAATCAGTGGCCATTTATCGTGATGGTTTTGGCTGTACGCTCTTGCGTGATGTGGATGAAGAGGATTTAAGAAGTGTAAAATTCCCCGAAATCCCACCGGTAAATTATCGTCAGGATACTGTGCGCTGGCCCATGGGAAATATTGTTCCTGATACCACTACGGGTATTGATGTTGAAAAATTAAAGCATATTGCCATAAATCTGGTTGATAAGGGCACCTATGGCGGCCATGCTTTTTCGTTTATGGTGCTGCATAAGGGTATTCCGGTTGCCGAAAAATACAGTCAGGGCATCAATGCCCGTACCCGCCTGCTTTCATGGTCAATGGCCAAGAGTTTTACCAGTGCGCTTGCCGGTATTATGGTGATGAACGGAACCTGGGATATTCAAAAGCCGGTTGATTTGGCGGCATGGAAAAACGACAACCGTAAAAATATTACCATCAACAACTTGTTGCAGATGCAAAGTGGTTTGAAGTACAATGAAGACTACGGAAACCGCTCAGATGTGACTGTAATGCTGCATTGCGAGTCGGACCTGGCGCGTTTTGCTTACAGTAAACCTCTTGAACACGAGCCCGGCACATTCTGGTATTATTCGTCAGGGTCGACCAATATTGTCAATTACCTGATGCGAAAAAGTTTTACAAACGATGATGATTATTACAGGTTTGCCACCACGCAACTGTTTAACAGGATTGGGATGCCTGATGCTGTGTTTGAAGTTGATGCTTCGGGTACACAGGTGGGTTCGTCTTATATTTATGCTACTACACGCGATTATGCCCGGTTTGCGCTGCTTTACCTGAATGATGGGGTTTTTAACGGAGAAAGAATTTTGCCTGAAGGATGGGTGAACTATTCAAGATCAATAGTTCCGAATACCAAAGGGGCTTATGGCGCTGGTTTCTGGCTGAATCAGATGGGCACTTACCCTTCGGGTCCGAAAAATACTTTTGAGTGCCGTGGCCATGACGGACAGCGTATTTTTATTCTTCCTGATAAGGATCTGGCAGTGATTGTTTTAGGATATTCGCCCAAAAAGAGCATGGATTTTGATGCCTTATTGCGCGATGTGCAAACTGCACTTCAGTAA
- a CDS encoding leucine-rich repeat domain-containing protein, whose amino-acid sequence MRQILLTGLTLLIILIFANCSGYKKLNKALANPESVTKLNIKYARLDSIPKKIGNLTNLKTLYLFKNNLTEIPEEIGNLKNLETLVISSNRLVKIPASIGQLTKLKKLSLKHNKIKQLPNEIGNLTALEELYIEYNELEAIPKSIGNLKNLKFLNINDNKLSKIPNEIGYLENLRFFVIGKNSLTSLPDEIGNLTSLIELNVAFCGPMVKIPETIRYCKSLEFLYIDKSLLLPYSINSVNPRLQVVIKEKGELN is encoded by the coding sequence ATGAGACAAATTTTATTAACGGGACTGACTTTACTAATAATACTAATCTTTGCAAATTGTTCTGGTTATAAAAAACTGAATAAGGCATTGGCAAATCCAGAAAGTGTTACAAAATTAAATATCAAATACGCACGACTTGATAGTATACCAAAGAAAATTGGAAATTTGACCAATCTTAAAACACTATATTTATTCAAAAACAATTTAACTGAAATACCTGAAGAAATTGGAAATCTAAAGAATTTAGAAACGCTTGTAATTAGTAGCAATCGACTTGTTAAAATACCTGCTTCAATTGGACAATTAACCAAATTGAAAAAACTATCCCTAAAACATAATAAAATAAAACAATTACCCAACGAAATTGGAAATTTGACAGCCTTGGAAGAATTGTATATTGAATATAATGAATTAGAAGCTATTCCCAAAAGCATTGGTAACCTTAAAAATTTAAAATTCCTTAACATTAATGACAATAAATTGAGTAAGATTCCAAATGAAATCGGATATCTGGAGAACTTAAGGTTTTTTGTAATAGGAAAAAATAGTCTCACATCCTTGCCTGATGAAATAGGTAATTTAACAAGTCTTATAGAGTTAAATGTTGCCTTTTGTGGACCAATGGTCAAAATTCCAGAAACAATAAGATATTGCAAAAGTTTAGAATTTCTGTATATTGATAAATCATTACTTTTACCGTATTCAATAAATAGCGTCAATCCGAGATTACAGGTAGTAATAAAGGAAAAAGGAGAACTAAATTAA
- a CDS encoding alpha/beta hydrolase gives MKTTTFLLAFFVSTALLFAQHSHEGYEMLIRKADSLYRAKDFKSSAYAFSDAFSMPDAKITINHRYNAACSYALANNADSAFAHLNHIAACMNYSRYAHVKTDPDLKSLYTDSRWKPLIELVKINREKEYAQLDFITLNGFKVDVYVSGMKNNQANKPVVVFENGMADTYDRWKTIMDEVSLTNVVFAYNRPRIGESEDDALPPTTEHIVSNLRKMLLEKGLKPPYLLVSHSFGGAYIRSYASQYPDEIAGLIFIDPVDFTKKAGMGELPYLEMGFTKHQIDSVFGKPNKDFHEKLYAEMPKYYVEEVKISVQLTQSEFNECDHNPLPDVPVHFLMAGGYTAYGNDNSPLVCDWEKLFRVSENLKMKRYLQLLYPLKYGRLFYSSKSSHYMQTDEPDLVLSSIKLALNDYDKIKSELNSNP, from the coding sequence ATGAAAACGACAACTTTTCTATTGGCCTTTTTTGTATCAACTGCATTGTTATTTGCGCAGCATAGTCATGAAGGCTATGAAATGCTTATTCGAAAAGCTGACTCCCTCTACCGGGCAAAAGACTTTAAGAGCTCAGCTTATGCGTTTTCTGATGCGTTTAGTATGCCTGATGCTAAAATAACGATCAATCATCGATATAATGCCGCATGTTCATATGCACTGGCCAACAACGCTGATAGCGCGTTTGCTCATTTGAATCATATTGCTGCCTGCATGAACTACTCCAGATATGCACATGTAAAGACTGATCCGGATTTAAAATCATTATACACTGATAGCAGATGGAAACCCCTTATAGAATTGGTTAAAATTAACAGGGAAAAGGAATATGCTCAACTTGACTTTATTACTTTGAATGGGTTTAAGGTTGACGTATATGTAAGTGGCATGAAAAATAATCAAGCGAATAAGCCGGTTGTTGTATTTGAAAATGGGATGGCCGACACATACGATAGATGGAAAACCATCATGGATGAAGTTTCCCTGACAAACGTTGTTTTTGCATATAACCGTCCCAGGATTGGTGAGTCAGAAGACGACGCTCTTCCACCAACAACAGAACATATTGTGAGCAATTTGCGAAAAATGCTGTTGGAAAAGGGGTTGAAACCTCCTTATCTACTGGTGTCACATTCTTTTGGTGGTGCATATATAAGAAGCTATGCTTCGCAGTACCCCGATGAAATTGCAGGTCTAATCTTTATTGATCCGGTTGATTTTACAAAAAAGGCAGGGATGGGTGAGTTGCCATATTTAGAAATGGGATTTACAAAGCATCAGATTGATTCTGTTTTTGGGAAACCCAATAAAGATTTTCATGAAAAGCTCTATGCCGAAATGCCAAAGTACTACGTGGAAGAAGTGAAAATATCAGTACAATTAACGCAAAGTGAATTCAATGAGTGTGACCACAATCCATTGCCCGACGTGCCGGTGCATTTTCTTATGGCTGGTGGTTATACAGCATATGGCAACGATAATTCACCGCTGGTTTGTGATTGGGAGAAATTGTTTAGAGTGAGTGAGAACCTTAAAATGAAACGCTATCTCCAGTTGCTGTATCCGTTGAAGTACGGAAGGTTGTTTTATAGTTCAAAATCAAGTCATTATATGCAAACCGATGAGCCTGATTTAGTGCTCTCAAGCATAAAATTGGCTTTAAATGATTATGATAAAATCAAAAGCGAGCTCAATTCCAACCCATGA
- a CDS encoding TonB-dependent receptor, whose product MKLRILLALLALLPFLTMAQITLKGRVQDEQTGNPLTGAHLKLNNRLVKTTTDDKGLFVIEGLKPGNYNLKVTFIGYHTWESLVELTENSTMRISMKQAPLFTEEAIITATRANDKTPVAYQNLTGKEISDQDQGRDIPFLLEQMPATVVTSDAGAGVGYSGFRIRGTDMNRINITVNGIPLNDAESHSVFWVNMPDFASSVGSLQVQRGVGTSTNGAAAFGASINLQTATPAPEAYGSITNATGSFNTWRHTVEAGTGLIKGKWAMDARLSRLSSDGYIDRATSDLKSFYVSGGYYGKSTIAKINVFSGKEITYQAWDGIPSEILDTNRTWNGIGQYTNYQGKSAFYENETDNYQQDHYQFILSQRLAANFTANLALHYTKGFGYYEQFKDDEDLADYLIQPVITPGNDTVSVSDLIRRKYLDNDFYGFTWSLNYERKKLNLVAGGSGNIYDGLHYGEVIWAEFAQTAGYKHRWYEGTGNKRDLNFYTKMQYQFSRRLSLYADMQLRNINYKLGGKDDDQRDITQKHDFLFFNPKAGLFYNLNYNSSLYLSFAIANREPNRDNYTDADPTKPAPVAETLFDYELGYHFSHEKVKATANFYYMSYRDQLVLTGEINDVGAAVMTNVPVSYRTGTELSASYIISKKLKASANLTLSSNKIKDFTEFVDDWDNWGAQIENKIGKTDLAFSPSTVAGASVEWSFFKGFGLNLNGKYVSRQFIDNTASDERSLDPYFVSNLRLSWAIEPDFMRGLEINLNINNLFNTEYETNAWVYRYYYDGSYGKYDGYFPQAGINFMAGLTLKI is encoded by the coding sequence ATGAAATTACGCATTTTGCTGGCATTGCTGGCACTGTTGCCGTTTTTAACAATGGCACAAATTACGCTCAAAGGGAGGGTGCAGGACGAACAAACGGGCAATCCGCTCACCGGCGCTCATCTCAAACTCAACAACCGCCTTGTAAAAACTACTACAGATGACAAAGGCTTGTTTGTAATTGAAGGGTTAAAACCCGGTAATTACAATCTGAAAGTTACATTTATCGGATATCACACATGGGAAAGCCTGGTTGAGCTTACTGAAAACAGCACCATGAGGATTTCAATGAAACAGGCGCCGCTTTTTACTGAAGAAGCCATCATTACTGCTACCCGAGCCAACGACAAGACACCGGTAGCCTATCAGAATTTAACCGGAAAGGAGATTTCGGATCAGGATCAGGGTCGCGACATCCCATTTTTGCTTGAACAGATGCCGGCAACGGTGGTTACTTCCGATGCAGGAGCCGGTGTGGGCTACTCAGGATTCCGTATCAGGGGAACCGACATGAACCGCATTAACATCACCGTGAACGGAATTCCTTTGAATGACGCTGAATCGCACAGTGTTTTCTGGGTAAATATGCCTGACTTTGCCTCCTCGGTCGGAAGTTTGCAGGTACAGAGAGGTGTGGGAACATCAACCAACGGTGCCGCCGCCTTTGGCGCCAGCATCAATCTGCAAACAGCTACGCCTGCGCCCGAAGCATATGGCAGTATTACCAATGCTACCGGCTCATTCAATACCTGGCGACACACAGTTGAAGCCGGAACAGGCCTGATTAAAGGCAAGTGGGCAATGGATGCACGACTTTCAAGACTCTCATCTGACGGCTATATTGACAGGGCCACCTCCGACCTCAAATCGTTTTATGTATCGGGTGGTTATTATGGCAAATCAACCATCGCCAAAATCAATGTCTTCTCAGGAAAAGAAATCACCTACCAGGCCTGGGACGGCATTCCGTCTGAAATACTTGACACCAACCGCACCTGGAATGGCATAGGACAATACACCAATTATCAGGGAAAATCAGCTTTCTATGAAAATGAGACCGATAATTACCAGCAGGATCATTATCAGTTTATTCTTTCGCAACGATTGGCTGCAAATTTCACAGCCAACCTTGCCCTTCACTATACCAAAGGATTCGGCTATTATGAACAGTTTAAAGATGACGAAGACCTGGCCGACTACCTCATTCAGCCTGTGATTACCCCAGGCAATGACACTGTAAGTGTGAGCGATCTGATTCGGCGCAAGTATCTCGACAATGACTTTTATGGTTTCACCTGGTCGCTGAATTACGAACGCAAAAAACTAAACCTGGTGGCGGGTGGATCGGGCAATATATACGACGGACTGCATTACGGCGAAGTTATCTGGGCCGAATTTGCACAAACAGCCGGCTACAAACACCGCTGGTACGAAGGAACCGGCAACAAACGCGACCTGAACTTCTATACCAAGATGCAATACCAGTTCAGTCGCCGCCTCAGCTTATATGCCGATATGCAACTCAGAAATATCAACTACAAACTGGGAGGAAAAGATGACGATCAGCGCGACATTACGCAGAAACACGACTTCCTCTTTTTTAACCCCAAAGCCGGCCTGTTTTACAATCTTAATTATAACAGCAGCCTGTATTTGAGCTTTGCCATTGCCAACCGCGAGCCTAACCGCGACAACTATACCGATGCCGACCCCACCAAACCGGCGCCGGTAGCCGAAACCCTTTTCGACTATGAACTGGGCTATCACTTCAGCCATGAAAAGGTGAAAGCGACAGCCAACTTTTACTATATGTCATACCGCGATCAGCTTGTACTCACTGGCGAAATCAATGACGTTGGCGCTGCGGTTATGACCAATGTACCTGTTTCATACCGCACAGGTACTGAGCTCAGTGCATCTTACATCATCAGCAAAAAGCTCAAAGCCTCGGCCAACCTCACCCTGAGCAGCAACAAAATCAAGGACTTTACCGAGTTTGTTGACGATTGGGACAACTGGGGAGCACAAATTGAAAATAAAATCGGCAAAACCGACCTCGCCTTTTCGCCTTCAACAGTGGCCGGCGCATCAGTCGAATGGTCATTTTTCAAAGGATTCGGCCTGAACCTGAATGGAAAATATGTCTCAAGACAGTTTATCGATAATACAGCTTCTGATGAACGCAGCCTCGACCCCTATTTTGTTTCCAACCTGAGGTTAAGCTGGGCTATTGAGCCTGATTTTATGCGCGGACTGGAAATAAACCTGAACATCAACAACCTTTTCAATACCGAATATGAAACCAATGCCTGGGTTTATCGTTATTACTACGACGGCAGCTATGGCAAATATGACGGCTATTTCCCACAGGCCGGCATTAACTTTATGGCCGGATTAACACTAAAAATTTAA
- a CDS encoding carboxymuconolactone decarboxylase family protein — protein MKQPLVMPLSDNDDREFQELIAFFDETLGFCPNSVKTMYHRPRIAYAFIELNKAVMENRGEVSSALKRMVGYICSHTAGCRYCQAHTIRAAERYGAEQEKMENIWEFQTHPAFSEKERAALAFAFQASTVPNSVDDAVAEKLRMHWSEGDIVEITGVIALFGYLNRWNDSMGTAIEDGAIESGEKFLKVRGWEPGKHQYSPSK, from the coding sequence ATGAAACAACCTTTGGTTATGCCACTGTCTGACAATGATGACAGGGAATTTCAGGAATTAATTGCGTTTTTTGATGAAACACTGGGTTTTTGCCCCAATAGTGTAAAAACAATGTATCACAGGCCCCGCATAGCTTATGCTTTTATTGAACTGAATAAAGCAGTAATGGAGAACAGAGGGGAGGTTAGCAGTGCATTGAAACGGATGGTTGGTTATATCTGCAGCCACACAGCGGGTTGCCGTTACTGTCAGGCGCACACTATCAGAGCGGCTGAGCGCTACGGAGCCGAACAGGAAAAAATGGAAAATATATGGGAGTTTCAAACACACCCGGCTTTTTCGGAGAAGGAAAGAGCTGCTCTTGCGTTTGCATTTCAGGCATCTACAGTGCCCAATTCGGTTGATGATGCCGTGGCCGAAAAACTGAGAATGCACTGGAGTGAAGGCGATATTGTTGAGATTACCGGTGTGATTGCCCTGTTTGGTTATTTAAACAGATGGAACGATTCAATGGGAACTGCCATTGAAGATGGTGCCATTGAATCGGGTGAGAAATTTTTGAAAGTGCGCGGATGGGAGCCGGGCAAACACCAATATTCTCCTTCAAAGTGA
- a CDS encoding Fic family protein — translation MGQNAPHYQLEKLPPLREKVETIEILRQTNKSTAALAELKGIAKTIPNQAMLINAIVLQEAKDSSEIENIITTQDELYKALTINKTHISPETKEVVNYRKAIFQGYDLAKKQGFLRVNDIVSIQQELVDNTAGIRSTPGTVLKNDTTGEIVYTPPQDKAEILDLLTNFINHFNQQDELSPLINLAILHYQFESIHPFYDGNGRTGRILNIMYLIINELIDVPILYLSSYIIANKPEYYRLLNQTNRKGKWEEWIMFMLKAVESTSKDTITKITNIKNQLDSTIIKVQEKAPKVYRKELVELLFEQPYSKIEFVVNKIGVERKAASRYLKELEDIGIVESQKVGRETLYINKELIEILKQ, via the coding sequence ATGGGACAAAATGCACCACATTATCAACTTGAAAAACTTCCACCATTGAGAGAAAAGGTGGAAACCATTGAGATTCTTAGACAAACGAATAAATCCACTGCTGCATTGGCTGAATTGAAAGGGATTGCAAAGACAATTCCTAATCAAGCAATGTTGATTAATGCAATAGTTTTACAGGAAGCAAAAGACAGTTCGGAGATTGAAAATATTATAACAACCCAAGATGAGCTTTATAAAGCATTGACTATTAATAAAACTCACATATCTCCAGAGACTAAGGAAGTTGTAAATTATCGTAAAGCGATATTTCAAGGATATGACCTTGCGAAAAAACAAGGATTTCTGAGAGTTAACGACATTGTGAGTATTCAACAGGAACTAGTTGATAATACTGCTGGGATTAGAAGTACACCAGGAACCGTTTTGAAAAATGATACAACAGGAGAAATTGTTTATACTCCACCTCAAGACAAAGCGGAAATACTTGACTTATTAACAAATTTTATTAACCATTTTAATCAACAGGATGAATTGTCTCCATTGATAAACTTGGCAATATTGCATTATCAGTTTGAAAGCATTCACCCATTTTATGACGGAAACGGGAGAACTGGTCGGATTTTAAATATTATGTATCTGATAATTAATGAATTAATTGATGTCCCAATTTTATATTTGAGTTCCTATATAATTGCTAATAAACCAGAATACTATCGACTTTTAAATCAGACTAATCGGAAAGGGAAATGGGAAGAATGGATAATGTTTATGCTTAAAGCAGTTGAAAGTACTTCAAAAGACACAATCACTAAGATTACGAATATCAAAAACCAACTTGATTCGACGATAATTAAGGTTCAGGAAAAGGCACCGAAAGTATATAGAAAAGAATTGGTTGAATTACTTTTTGAGCAACCATATTCAAAAATTGAATTTGTGGTAAATAAGATTGGAGTGGAAAGAAAAGCAGCTTCTCGATATTTAAAAGAACTTGAAGATATCGGAATTGTTGAATCTCAAAAAGTGGGGCGAGAGACTTTGTATATAAATAAAGAATTGATTGAAATACTGAAACAATAA
- the aroQ gene encoding type II 3-dehydroquinate dehydratase: MKICIINGPNLNLTGVRETQTYGQIGFEQFIPELQSAFADVELEYYQSNVEGELINKIQQAGFSCDGIILNAGAYTHTSVAIGDAVRAVKAPVIEVHMSNIWSREEFRHKSYISGAARGVIAGFGLGSYRLALLSLLGG, encoded by the coding sequence ATGAAGATATGCATTATCAATGGTCCTAATCTGAACCTGACAGGTGTGCGTGAAACGCAGACTTACGGACAGATTGGTTTTGAGCAGTTTATCCCTGAATTGCAATCGGCATTTGCTGATGTGGAGCTGGAATATTACCAGAGCAATGTGGAAGGCGAATTGATCAATAAAATACAGCAGGCAGGCTTTTCATGTGATGGCATCATTCTGAATGCAGGGGCATACACGCATACTTCTGTGGCTATTGGCGATGCCGTAAGGGCTGTAAAAGCGCCGGTAATTGAGGTGCATATGAGCAATATATGGTCAAGAGAAGAGTTTCGCCACAAGTCTTATATATCAGGGGCGGCCCGTGGTGTGATTGCCGGTTTCGGGCTGGGCTCCTACCGGTTGGCTTTGCTCAGCCTTTTGGGCGGTTGA
- the sugE gene encoding quaternary ammonium compound efflux SMR transporter SugE, translated as MPWLILIIAGLFETVWAVSMKYSEGLTRLWPSLITAAAMIISLWLLAIALKSLPLGTAYTIWTGIGALGTVIYGILIFGESKDLLKILFVMMILGGIIGLKVVSKESTAQKAEQSQPVGAQPETGNHTTGRP; from the coding sequence ATGCCCTGGCTAATTTTAATCATTGCCGGTTTGTTTGAAACCGTGTGGGCCGTTTCAATGAAATATTCTGAAGGCTTAACCAGACTCTGGCCCTCGCTTATTACAGCTGCAGCCATGATCATAAGCCTTTGGCTCCTTGCCATTGCCTTAAAATCGCTGCCATTGGGCACAGCCTATACAATCTGGACAGGCATTGGTGCTTTAGGTACGGTTATTTATGGTATCCTGATTTTCGGGGAGTCAAAAGACCTGCTGAAAATCCTTTTTGTGATGATGATTCTGGGCGGAATTATAGGTTTGAAAGTGGTATCAAAAGAATCAACCGCCCAAAAGGCTGAGCAAAGCCAACCGGTAGGAGCCCAGCCCGAAACCGGCAATCACACCACGGGCCGCCCCTGA
- a CDS encoding glycosyltransferase family 2 protein has product MILIKTAVVILNWNGKGFLEKFLPVVLLHSQGFAEVIVADNASSDGSVEYLKAAFPEVRIIQNATNGGFAKGYNDALKQVEAEYFILLNSDIEVTTNWIQPVIELMDSDPMIAACQPVIRSYHAPEKFEYAGAAGGFIDAFGYPFCRGRLFQHLEDDLGQYDDKMEVFWATGACMFVRAGVFKNHQGFDEDFFAHMEEIDFCWRVKHSGFKIMVCPDSKVYHIGGGTLPKQSSFKTYLNMRNNISMLYKNLPAERLFPVFFLRLLLDGIAAFKFLVDGGFADFWAVVRAHMSFYRRYSIHRKKRKAIQPQRVSCVYQGNIVFDYFLRGKKKFTELSAQKFSS; this is encoded by the coding sequence CTGATTTTGATAAAAACGGCTGTAGTTATACTTAACTGGAATGGTAAAGGTTTTCTCGAAAAGTTTTTACCCGTTGTGCTTTTACACAGCCAAGGATTTGCTGAAGTTATTGTGGCTGACAATGCATCATCTGATGGCTCTGTTGAGTATCTGAAAGCTGCATTTCCAGAGGTCAGAATTATACAAAACGCCACCAATGGCGGCTTTGCCAAAGGCTACAATGATGCATTAAAACAAGTGGAAGCTGAGTATTTTATTCTGTTGAATTCAGATATCGAAGTTACCACCAACTGGATTCAGCCGGTGATAGAACTTATGGACAGCGACCCGATGATTGCCGCCTGTCAGCCTGTTATCCGTTCATACCACGCTCCTGAAAAGTTCGAATACGCCGGCGCTGCCGGAGGCTTTATTGATGCTTTTGGCTACCCTTTTTGTCGGGGCCGTTTGTTTCAACACCTTGAAGATGACCTGGGCCAATATGATGATAAGATGGAGGTATTCTGGGCAACCGGTGCCTGTATGTTTGTAAGAGCCGGCGTTTTTAAGAATCACCAGGGTTTTGATGAAGACTTTTTTGCCCACATGGAAGAAATTGATTTCTGCTGGCGGGTAAAACACAGTGGCTTTAAAATCATGGTCTGTCCTGACTCAAAGGTATACCATATTGGTGGCGGAACGCTCCCCAAACAATCATCTTTCAAAACATACCTGAATATGCGCAACAACATCTCGATGTTGTATAAAAACCTGCCGGCCGAGCGGCTGTTCCCTGTGTTCTTTTTGCGCCTGCTTCTGGATGGGATTGCCGCCTTTAAATTTTTGGTTGACGGCGGTTTTGCCGATTTCTGGGCTGTAGTCAGGGCTCATATGAGTTTCTACCGCAGATATTCCATTCATCGCAAAAAAAGAAAAGCAATTCAGCCTCAGCGTGTATCCTGTGTTTACCAGGGGAATATTGTGTTTGACTACTTCCTGCGTGGAAAGAAAAAATTTACCGAGCTATCTGCTCAAAAATTCAGCTCCTGA
- the smpB gene encoding SsrA-binding protein SmpB, translating into MATGIAIKNKKAGFEYFLTEEFTAGIVLTGTEIKSVREGKANLTDSYCAFEKNELFVKNMHISEYKFGTYANHEPKRDRKLLLTRRELRKIITKTSEKGLTIIPTLLFIDEKGLAKMKIAIAKGKKLYDKRETLKTKDTRREIERHRD; encoded by the coding sequence ATGGCCACTGGAATCGCTATAAAAAATAAGAAAGCAGGTTTTGAATACTTCCTTACGGAAGAATTCACAGCCGGCATTGTGCTTACCGGAACCGAAATCAAATCGGTGAGAGAAGGCAAAGCTAACCTTACTGACTCCTATTGCGCTTTTGAAAAAAATGAGCTGTTTGTAAAAAACATGCACATCAGCGAGTATAAATTCGGCACTTATGCCAATCATGAGCCCAAGCGCGACCGCAAACTGCTGCTTACCCGCCGCGAGTTACGCAAAATCATCACCAAAACCAGCGAAAAAGGCCTCACCATTATTCCCACCCTGCTTTTTATCGACGAAAAAGGGCTTGCCAAAATGAAAATCGCCATTGCCAAAGGAAAGAAGCTTTACGATAAACGTGAAACTTTAAAAACCAAAGATACCCGCCGCGAGATTGAAAGGCACAGGGATTAA